TATTAAATGATCCAGAATTATTATTAATGGAGGCGTAATAAATGGTAGTAGGAGATTTCCCAATCGAAACTGATACTCTTGTCATTGGTGCTGGCCCTGGTGGCTACGTTGCAGCAATTCGTGCAGCTCAATTAGGTCAAAAAGTTACAATCGTAGAAAAAGGTAATCTTGGAGGCGTATGCTTAAACGTTGGTTGTATTCCTTCAAAAGCATTAATCGCTGCAGGTCACCGTTTTGAACATGCTAAACATTCTGAAGACATGGGGATTATCGCTGAGAACGTAACAGTTGATTTCTCTAAAGTTCAAGAATTCAAAAACGGCGTTGTAAACAAACTTACTGGCGGTGTTGAAGGCCTTCTTAAAGGTAACAAAGTTGACATCGTAAAAGGTGAAGCTTACTTCGTTGACAGCGAAACTGTACGTGTAATGGATGAAAATTCAGCACAAACGTACAAATTCAAAAATGCAATCCTTGCAACTGGTTCTCGTCCAATCGAGATCCCTGGATTCAAATTCTCTGAGCGCGTAATCAACTCTACAGGTGCATTAGCGCTTAAAGAAGTTCCTAAAAAATTAGTTGTAATCGGCGGAGGTTACATCGGTACTGAGCTTGGTACTGCTTTTGCTAACTTCGGTACAGAAGTTACATTTGTAGAAGCTGCTGATGAAATTCTAGCTGGTTTTGAAAAACAAATGAGCTCTCTTGTTAAACGTAACCTTAAGAAAAAAGGAAACGTTGAAATCTATACAAAAGCAATGGCTAAAGGTGTTGAAGAAACTGCTGATGGCGTACAAGTTACGTTTGAAGTAGGCGGAGAGTCAAAAGTAATCGATGCTGACTACGTATTAGTTACTGTAGGTCGCCGTCCTAACACTGATGAGCTTGGTCTTGAGCAAGTTGGCGTTAAAATGACTGACCGTGGTCTTATCGAAATCGATAACCAAACTCGTACATCTGTAAGCAACATCTTTGCAATTGGTGATATCGTAACTGGACCACCACTTGCACACAAAGCTTCTTACGAAGGTAAAATCGCAGCTGAAGTAATCGCTGGCGAACCTGCTGAAATTGACTATTTAGGAATTCCAGCAGTTGTATTCTCTGAGCCTGAGCTTGCATCTGTAGGTTATACTGAAGCACAAGCGAAAGAAGAAGGATTAGCTGTTAAAGCTTCTAAATTCCCATTCGCTGCTAACGGACGTGCGCTTGCACTTAACGCTGCAGAAGGCTTCTTGAAGCTTATCACTCGTAAAGAAGACGGAGTAGTTGTTGGTGCTCAAATCGCTGGACCTAGCGCATCTGACATGATCGCTGAGCTTGGTCTTGCTATCGAAGCTGGCGTAACAGCTGAAGATATCGCATTAACAATTCACGCTCACCCAACATTAGGTGAAATCACAATGGAAGCTGCTGAAGTAGCTATTGGAAGCCCAATTCACATTGTAAAATAATGTTTTTAAAAAGCTGATGCGTATGCATCAGCTTTTTTTTTTGAAGAAAACGGTTTTCATCAAGTATCAGATGCTTGTCAGACAGTTTTTATTGCTGATGAGTATCTCCTTTAGAAGAAACGTGTAAAAAGCGCTGAGGCAGTCTTAAATGAGCTCTAGATGCATACATATGAAGTGGGACGTGCTTTCCTTATAGGTAGATAAAAAATTGCTTCTTTGGATAACGAATGAAAAGGCGGCGAAGGAGCTATGAAGACATATTTCGTTTGGAGCTTACACATTGTTATTTGGATAGGTTATTCACTGGTTGAATTGCTATCAAAACGTGATCAATTGACATCTAAAATTATTTTGTTTTTAGTATTTGCTTATTTAGCTTACGGCATAGCAGAAATGAACGTCAAATCTAAAAGACTGGCGCTTATGATGACGGGCACAACGTCAGCTATCTGCTTGACATGTTATCAACTAATTTTATTTTGCACGGCGTAAGAGTGCATAAAAAAAGCGTTAGCTTATATAAGCTAACGCTTTTTTTATCTTACACAGATTTCTTTTCTTTTTTTAATGCGCCTTCTTCTTTAAATGCTTTCATTAATGAGAAGACCGTTAACACCAGCACAATTGAAAATGGAAGTGCTGCTATAATCGCAGCCGTTTGGAGTGCATCCAAGCCACCTGTCCAAAGCAGAATGATTGCTGTTAACGATTGAATTAAGCCCCACGTAAGCTTAATAGAGCCTGAAGGATTTAGATCACCATTTGTTGTCTGCATTCCTAAAACAAATGTAGCTGAGTCAGCTGATGTAATGAAGAATGTAGCAATTAAGCAAATAGCGACAATGGACATGAACGTACCAAATGGAAACTGTTCAAGTACGTAGAATAAAGCAACTTCTGTTCCTTTATTATTGATAACATCCATAACAGGAAGATCCTTGAAAAAGTCTAAGTAGACCCCAGAACCTCCGAATACGGCAAACCATAATCCGCCAAATACGGTCGGAACAGCTAGTACACCAATTAAAAATTCTCGAATGGTTCTACCTCGTGAAATACGAGCAATAAACGTACCAACGAACGGTGCCCAGGCGATCCACCATGCCCAGTAGAAAATTGTCCAATCTTGAACCCAGGTGCTGTTATCAAACGGGCTCAATCGAAAACTCATCGACGGCAAGTTTTGAATGTAGCTGCCAATTGTTGTAACGAATAAGTCCATAATAAAGTTGGTTGGACCTGCAAATAACAAGAATAGCATTAACAGAATAGCTAAAACAATATTAATGTTACTCAAATACTTAATACCTTTGTTCAGACCTGTCTGTGCTGACAGCATGAACAAGAACGTCACGATAATAATAACAATTAATTGAGTCGTGAAATTATTATCAATACTTGGCGACAAGTAAGAGGCTCCACCAGTAATTTGAATAGCGCCCAGTCCTAGAGATGTTGCCACCCCAAAAATAGTTGCAAATACGGCGATGACGTTTATGATCGTTCCAAGAGGTCCATCAACACGTTTTCCTAATAGTGGACGTAAAATATTACTGATTATGAACGGGTAACCTTTTCTAAATTGAAAATATGCAAGGGCCAGTGCAAGAACGGAATAAATAGCCCAAGGATGTAAACCCCAGTGGAAAAACGAATAACGTAGAGCTGCACGAGCTGATTCTGCTGTACCGCCTTCACCAGAAGGTGGAGTATGAAAATGATTGATTGGTTCTGAAACACCCCAGAATACAAGTCCAATCCCCATACCAGCACTAAAT
The genomic region above belongs to Priestia megaterium and contains:
- the lpdA gene encoding dihydrolipoyl dehydrogenase, with the translated sequence MVVGDFPIETDTLVIGAGPGGYVAAIRAAQLGQKVTIVEKGNLGGVCLNVGCIPSKALIAAGHRFEHAKHSEDMGIIAENVTVDFSKVQEFKNGVVNKLTGGVEGLLKGNKVDIVKGEAYFVDSETVRVMDENSAQTYKFKNAILATGSRPIEIPGFKFSERVINSTGALALKEVPKKLVVIGGGYIGTELGTAFANFGTEVTFVEAADEILAGFEKQMSSLVKRNLKKKGNVEIYTKAMAKGVEETADGVQVTFEVGGESKVIDADYVLVTVGRRPNTDELGLEQVGVKMTDRGLIEIDNQTRTSVSNIFAIGDIVTGPPLAHKASYEGKIAAEVIAGEPAEIDYLGIPAVVFSEPELASVGYTEAQAKEEGLAVKASKFPFAANGRALALNAAEGFLKLITRKEDGVVVGAQIAGPSASDMIAELGLAIEAGVTAEDIALTIHAHPTLGEITMEAAEVAIGSPIHIVK
- a CDS encoding glycine betaine uptake BCCT transporter translates to MKKLTPVFIISVIIAAVFIVWGVIPESVLGSAALTPVTSAIHSFIIEKFGWYYLLAATLFLVFTLYLIFSKYGNIKLGKPDEKPQYGYVSWFAMLFSAGMGIGLVFWGVSEPINHFHTPPSGEGGTAESARAALRYSFFHWGLHPWAIYSVLALALAYFQFRKGYPFIISNILRPLLGKRVDGPLGTIINVIAVFATIFGVATSLGLGAIQITGGASYLSPSIDNNFTTQLIVIIIVTFLFMLSAQTGLNKGIKYLSNINIVLAILLMLFLLFAGPTNFIMDLFVTTIGSYIQNLPSMSFRLSPFDNSTWVQDWTIFYWAWWIAWAPFVGTFIARISRGRTIREFLIGVLAVPTVFGGLWFAVFGGSGVYLDFFKDLPVMDVINNKGTEVALFYVLEQFPFGTFMSIVAICLIATFFITSADSATFVLGMQTTNGDLNPSGSIKLTWGLIQSLTAIILLWTGGLDALQTAAIIAALPFSIVLVLTVFSLMKAFKEEGALKKEKKSV